In Mastigocladopsis repens PCC 10914, a single window of DNA contains:
- a CDS encoding transglutaminase domain-containing protein, whose product MTFALPSFPSTSKMFGKRTIRPLGAAALCGIAFIKDTLIAIDTAKGHLLQIDPDSDNTKILNPHQVREFMDVRGLAVWEDTLWVTRGNNVYLCKLGSFGLEHFVTLPYPADGIAVWDSTVYVSCQKLGDILIFDRDTRRQITKFYAPGVGVENLVVDEETLWVSDTLEQTVYCIDRGTGEVQFSVLTPFDSPTGITIHKDGETGTKTLYVAYASEEPYVRDNPNADPSHELSYRDRTFIHPLNYHYNPDKRYALSNGYLVEMSYMEEISPLEEVYLPDVEWRIALPSETARQKVKHVEPIGLPFTEEVIEGQRVAVFKFDALTPGERHIFGWKAVLEVRGIKYRITPSDVENISELSPEFQGRYLVDDDDLAMDTTIVRRAAREAIGTETNLLRKMYGIRNYVYDELSYGIKPHIDTPDVVLERGVGSCGEYVGVLLALCRLNDIPCRTVGRYKCPPYAEYQQVPLQPDFNHVWLEFYIPGFGWLPMESNPDDIGNGGPYPTRFFMGLCWYHIEIGKGISFETLTSKGLRLTKEDISIGELAINHIRFMILQELPPL is encoded by the coding sequence ATGACTTTTGCACTCCCCAGTTTTCCATCCACTAGCAAAATGTTTGGGAAAAGGACAATTCGACCCCTTGGTGCTGCCGCCCTCTGTGGCATTGCCTTCATCAAAGATACACTCATCGCTATTGATACAGCCAAAGGGCATCTGCTGCAAATTGACCCTGACTCTGACAACACCAAAATTCTCAATCCTCATCAAGTTAGAGAATTTATGGATGTTAGGGGTCTTGCGGTCTGGGAAGATACTCTTTGGGTCACTCGGGGTAATAATGTTTATTTATGCAAGCTGGGTTCGTTTGGTTTGGAACATTTTGTCACCTTGCCTTATCCGGCTGATGGCATTGCTGTTTGGGATTCAACTGTCTATGTCAGTTGCCAAAAGCTGGGAGACATTCTGATTTTTGATCGCGATACACGAAGACAAATTACTAAGTTTTATGCACCTGGGGTTGGGGTGGAAAATTTGGTAGTAGACGAGGAAACCCTTTGGGTGAGCGACACATTGGAACAAACTGTCTACTGCATCGACAGGGGTACTGGGGAAGTTCAATTCAGCGTGCTGACGCCGTTTGATTCTCCCACGGGGATAACAATACACAAAGATGGTGAGACGGGCACAAAAACTCTCTACGTTGCCTACGCCTCTGAAGAACCGTATGTCCGAGATAATCCCAATGCTGACCCAAGTCATGAACTATCGTACCGCGATCGCACCTTTATTCATCCGCTAAATTACCATTACAATCCAGATAAACGCTATGCTCTCTCTAATGGCTATCTCGTTGAGATGTCTTATATGGAGGAAATTTCGCCCTTAGAAGAGGTTTATTTACCAGATGTAGAATGGCGCATCGCCTTGCCATCGGAAACTGCTCGCCAAAAGGTCAAACACGTTGAACCTATTGGTCTGCCTTTTACAGAAGAAGTGATAGAAGGGCAACGTGTGGCTGTGTTCAAATTTGATGCCCTCACTCCTGGCGAACGGCATATTTTTGGCTGGAAAGCAGTTTTGGAAGTCCGGGGAATTAAGTATCGTATTACACCGAGTGATGTAGAAAATATATCCGAACTCTCACCAGAATTTCAAGGTCGCTATCTGGTGGATGATGATGATTTGGCAATGGATACCACCATTGTCCGCCGCGCTGCTCGTGAAGCCATTGGGACTGAAACCAATCTCCTGCGGAAAATGTATGGTATTCGTAACTACGTTTACGATGAGTTGTCCTACGGCATTAAACCTCATATTGACACGCCAGATGTTGTTTTAGAACGAGGAGTTGGTTCCTGTGGCGAGTATGTAGGCGTTTTGCTTGCTCTATGCCGTTTAAATGACATCCCCTGTCGTACCGTAGGTCGCTACAAATGTCCCCCTTATGCCGAATACCAGCAAGTCCCTCTGCAACCGGACTTTAATCATGTTTGGTTGGAGTTCTACATACCTGGTTTTGGTTGGTTGCCAATGGAATCCAATCCTGATGATATCGGCAACGGTGGACCTTATCCTACACGGTTTTTTATGGGCTTATGCTGGTATCACATTGAAATTGGCAAAGGAATTTCCTTTGAAACCTTGACGAGTAAGGGTCTACGGCTCACAAAAGAAGATATCTCGATTGGGGAGTTAGCAATTAATCACATCCGGTTTATGATCCTCCAAGAATTACCGCCACTTTGA
- a CDS encoding cation-translocating P-type ATPase: MSAHSLPEKAAAVWHSLEVDKSLELLNTNADTGLTPQEVQQRLQEYGPNELEETAGRSALEILVDQFKNIMLLMLIAVAIISGVLDLISWQQGDLKPGEVPFKDTIAILAIVVLNGILGYVQESRAEKALAALKKLSSPNVRVIRDGKPVEVVAKDLVPGDVMLVEAGVQLAADGRLIEESNLQVRESALTGEAEAVNKRAKLTLPEETSLGDRINLVFQGTEIVQGRAKILVTNTGMQTELGKIASMLQAVESEPTPLQQRMTQLGNVLVTGSLILVAIVVVGGLLRGGNLQELLEVSLSMAVAVVPEGLPAVITVTLALGTQRMVRQNALIRKLPAVETLGSVTTICSDKTGTLTQNKMVVQSVYTSVSNQNGNSNFPDAKATQQSLQSPNNHSFSVTGSGYTPTGEFQLQGQKVDPQANPELQVLLVACALCNDSILQQEKGEWRILGDPTEGALVTLAAKGGIEKDQWNSKLPRVAEFPFSSERKRMSVICQVEEVKTGGSPLTSIDPVLSNLLQSERYLMFTKGSPELTLERCTHVYVGTSSVPLNDEQRRQILAENERMASKGLRVLGFAYKPLSEIPPEGSDETSEQGLVWLGLVGMLDAPRPEVRAAVQECRDAGIRPVMITGDHQLTARAIATDLGIAQEDDRVLIGQELQRMSDSDLEQQVDLVSIYARVAPEHKLRIVQALQRRGRFVAMTGDGVNDAPALKQADIGIAMGITGTDVSKEASDMVLLDDNFATIVTATKEGRVVFTNIRRFIKYILGSNIGEVITIAAAPIIGLGGVPLSPLQILWMNLVTDGLPALALAVEPPEADVMKRPPFSPRESIFARGLGSYMIRIGIIFAIISIALMWWAYNHTHAAGYQGDRDAWKTMVFTTLCLAQMGHAIAIRSNTRLTIEVNPFSNPYVLGAVVVTTILQLMLIYVPPLRAFFGTHLLNLTELGICLGFSALMFVWIEMEKLFLRLMGKKSI, encoded by the coding sequence ATGTCTGCTCATTCTCTACCTGAAAAAGCCGCCGCTGTTTGGCATAGTTTGGAAGTAGATAAATCATTAGAACTGCTCAACACAAACGCAGACACTGGCTTAACGCCTCAAGAAGTACAACAGCGGTTGCAAGAATATGGTCCCAACGAACTAGAAGAAACTGCTGGACGCAGTGCCTTGGAAATTCTGGTGGATCAGTTCAAGAACATTATGTTGTTGATGCTGATTGCCGTAGCCATAATTTCAGGGGTTTTAGACCTGATATCTTGGCAACAAGGCGACTTGAAACCTGGCGAGGTGCCCTTCAAAGATACAATCGCCATTTTAGCGATTGTTGTCCTCAACGGCATACTCGGTTATGTCCAAGAAAGCCGTGCGGAAAAAGCATTGGCAGCCCTGAAAAAACTCTCCTCGCCCAATGTGCGCGTCATTCGCGACGGCAAACCAGTGGAGGTAGTAGCCAAGGATCTAGTGCCAGGAGATGTAATGCTGGTGGAAGCTGGGGTGCAGCTCGCCGCAGACGGACGCCTAATAGAAGAGTCTAACCTGCAAGTGAGAGAATCGGCACTGACTGGTGAAGCCGAAGCAGTTAACAAACGGGCAAAACTGACATTGCCTGAAGAAACCTCATTGGGCGATCGCATTAATTTGGTATTTCAAGGAACTGAAATCGTCCAAGGACGGGCCAAGATTCTGGTGACCAATACTGGTATGCAAACAGAACTTGGCAAAATTGCCTCCATGTTGCAGGCGGTAGAAAGTGAACCGACCCCCTTGCAACAGCGGATGACCCAACTCGGTAACGTCCTGGTAACGGGTTCTTTGATACTGGTTGCAATTGTCGTTGTGGGCGGTCTTCTCCGTGGCGGTAATTTACAAGAACTGTTGGAGGTTTCCCTAAGTATGGCGGTAGCTGTGGTGCCAGAAGGCTTACCCGCAGTCATTACCGTGACTCTGGCATTAGGAACCCAGCGGATGGTACGCCAGAATGCTTTGATTCGCAAACTCCCAGCAGTGGAAACCTTAGGTTCTGTCACCACCATTTGTTCTGATAAAACAGGCACTTTAACTCAGAACAAGATGGTCGTGCAATCAGTTTATACGAGTGTTTCAAACCAGAATGGAAATTCAAACTTTCCGGATGCCAAAGCTACACAGCAATCTCTACAAAGTCCTAATAACCACTCGTTCAGCGTTACAGGTTCTGGTTACACCCCGACAGGAGAGTTTCAACTTCAAGGTCAAAAAGTTGACCCGCAAGCGAATCCAGAACTCCAGGTATTATTAGTTGCCTGTGCCTTGTGTAATGATTCGATTCTGCAACAGGAAAAAGGAGAATGGAGGATTTTGGGCGACCCAACAGAGGGCGCTTTGGTGACACTGGCGGCGAAAGGAGGAATAGAAAAAGACCAGTGGAACAGTAAACTCCCCCGTGTTGCCGAGTTCCCCTTCTCTTCGGAACGCAAGCGAATGAGCGTGATTTGTCAGGTTGAGGAAGTAAAGACAGGCGGATCGCCATTGACATCGATTGATCCTGTCCTCAGCAACTTGCTGCAATCTGAAAGATACTTGATGTTCACCAAAGGCTCACCAGAGTTAACTTTGGAACGTTGCACCCACGTTTATGTGGGCACTAGCTCAGTCCCCTTGAACGATGAACAACGCCGTCAAATTCTAGCCGAAAATGAAAGAATGGCGAGTAAAGGTTTGCGGGTACTGGGTTTTGCCTACAAACCCCTGAGCGAAATCCCGCCGGAAGGGTCAGATGAGACATCCGAGCAAGGGTTGGTGTGGCTGGGATTGGTGGGAATGCTGGATGCTCCCCGCCCAGAAGTGAGAGCAGCAGTGCAAGAATGTCGGGACGCGGGAATCCGACCAGTGATGATTACTGGTGACCACCAACTCACAGCACGAGCCATTGCTACCGATTTGGGTATTGCTCAAGAGGATGACCGTGTCCTCATCGGTCAAGAATTGCAGCGGATGAGCGACTCTGACCTAGAGCAACAGGTTGACTTGGTCAGCATCTACGCTAGGGTTGCTCCCGAACATAAACTGCGAATTGTCCAAGCACTGCAACGCCGAGGTAGATTTGTCGCCATGACAGGCGATGGCGTCAACGATGCGCCAGCCCTCAAACAAGCTGACATCGGTATTGCGATGGGTATCACTGGCACCGACGTGAGCAAGGAAGCCAGCGACATGGTGTTACTTGACGACAACTTTGCCACCATTGTCACCGCTACAAAGGAAGGTAGAGTTGTGTTTACCAACATCCGCCGCTTTATCAAATACATCCTTGGTAGTAACATTGGCGAAGTTATCACGATTGCCGCTGCACCCATAATTGGCTTAGGAGGGGTTCCCCTTAGCCCCTTGCAAATTCTTTGGATGAACTTGGTCACAGACGGTTTACCAGCGCTGGCATTGGCTGTGGAACCTCCTGAAGCAGATGTGATGAAACGTCCGCCCTTCAGTCCCCGTGAAAGTATTTTTGCTAGGGGATTAGGTTCTTATATGATTCGCATTGGCATTATCTTTGCCATTATCTCAATTGCCTTGATGTGGTGGGCTTATAACCATACCCATGCAGCTGGGTATCAAGGCGATCGCGATGCTTGGAAGACAATGGTATTTACTACCCTATGTCTCGCCCAAATGGGTCATGCTATAGCCATTCGCTCGAATACCCGACTGACTATCGAGGTGAATCCCTTCTCAAATCCCTATGTACTGGGGGCTGTTGTTGTGACAACGATTTTGCAGCTGATGCTAATCTACGTTCCACCCCTGAGAGCTTTCTTTGGCACTCACTTGCTTAATCTTACAGAGTTGGGAATTTGCCTTGGCTTTAGTGCCTTGATGTTTGTGTGGATTGAAATGGAAAAACTATTCTTACGGTTGATGGGTAAAAAAAGTATTTGA
- a CDS encoding AAA family ATPase, with protein sequence MDFEYYRNNNEGTPANSNRQSLLASGWRPFHRELDWGFVWQLLSNDSRELTQKSLNLASNIAEILGRNNYTWWANLLNIVSDNTRYEVEKFWNYITPDPLTPDHRYKDVLSTETPIVQFVSRNSIPIDYVLNRLQEITVLRVLNVLGRPDIITQYYLERDFYLPVEKFVNWDRLDVVNTVYSYWSKHDVWLQIDSFDRGRRQYTLMAKNLVPLINKATYDLAIMLSGYQSRVGKVHSQFPIRSFPADIQSFTDSVQQAILNQHQLAVLVHGEPGTGKTAWTQAVAKEILAPLGYVIFILDHDAIANFVPPSYLEKICIIINEADNLAQNRASEVAQYSNKTEHILSLLDGTLYQSVIDESGIQMQQQLVVLMTCNTTERLDPAMLRKGRVDLMYEFTQRFV encoded by the coding sequence ATGGACTTTGAATACTATAGAAACAACAACGAAGGCACTCCTGCCAATAGTAACCGTCAAAGCTTACTAGCAAGTGGCTGGCGGCCCTTTCATAGAGAGTTGGACTGGGGATTTGTTTGGCAACTGTTGTCTAACGATTCGCGGGAGTTGACACAAAAAAGTTTGAATTTAGCAAGTAATATTGCTGAGATTTTGGGGCGGAATAATTATACTTGGTGGGCTAATTTATTAAATATCGTATCTGATAATACGCGCTACGAAGTAGAAAAATTTTGGAATTACATTACACCCGATCCTCTGACACCAGACCATCGTTACAAAGACGTTTTAAGTACAGAAACGCCTATCGTCCAATTTGTCAGCCGTAACAGTATTCCAATTGATTATGTTCTTAATCGTCTGCAAGAGATTACTGTGTTACGAGTTTTGAATGTATTGGGGCGTCCTGACATCATCACTCAATATTATTTAGAAAGAGACTTTTATCTACCAGTAGAAAAGTTTGTGAACTGGGATCGTTTGGACGTTGTGAACACCGTCTATTCTTACTGGTCTAAGCATGACGTTTGGCTACAAATAGACTCCTTTGACAGGGGACGACGACAGTATACTTTAATGGCAAAAAATCTAGTTCCACTCATCAACAAAGCGACATACGACTTAGCAATTATGTTGAGTGGATATCAAAGTCGCGTGGGTAAAGTTCACAGTCAATTTCCCATTCGGAGTTTCCCTGCTGATATTCAAAGCTTTACTGACTCAGTCCAGCAGGCAATTCTTAATCAGCACCAGTTAGCGGTTTTAGTACATGGAGAACCGGGTACGGGTAAAACTGCATGGACGCAAGCAGTCGCAAAAGAAATTCTGGCGCCATTAGGGTATGTCATTTTTATTTTGGATCATGATGCGATCGCCAACTTTGTCCCACCATCATACTTAGAAAAAATTTGTATCATTATTAATGAAGCTGATAATTTAGCACAAAATCGTGCTTCTGAGGTAGCGCAATACAGTAACAAAACCGAACACATTCTGAGTTTGCTAGATGGCACTTTATACCAAAGTGTGATTGATGAGTCTGGTATTCAGATGCAGCAGCAGTTGGTTGTGTTGATGACGTGTAACACCACAGAAAGATTAGACCCAGCAATGCTACGTAAAGGTAGGGTGGATTTAATGTATGAGTTTACGCAGCGATTTGTTTGA
- a CDS encoding glycosyl hydrolase family 28-related protein — MVTSSEALQQFSPQASNSTALVGLDGGTNLKDYARIQKGASTSFANITDRLMDTSNTSNLNSPVSSSIDQIGLSRVSNRNQGLVQTIALSTQSNSIDSIVGDNNRPVGDLNDSLLASTASVTQEPSQSQTIASASTSQSADLMTFPTGYMKSIEDYGAKPNDGIDDTAAIQKALDDQRRDANGNSIYDDYFGRPKALYFPAGTYDVSNTLNWIGSSVTLQGQGSGATVIRLRDSASGFDDPANPKAVIKTPDGNTSFRQNIFNMSVNTGYNNPGAIGIDYIANNVGAMRDVTIKSADGKGFAGLAMDRQWPGPCLIKNVEIDGFDYGIRVSSSEYGPTFENITLKNQGVAGIRNVDGSLAIRGLNSTNSVPVIKGTSWAGMVTLLDADLQGGASDVSAIDTAGEVYVRDVTTSGYQSVIKYNGKIVPGTSQTEYATNVYQLFDGPKQSLKLPIKETPEYHDNNMANWGRLELGTLDTGAKDINQLQSVLNSGKSTIYLDFGKYFSYNETELTVPASVRRIIGFSSVVDGESGGINGGGLKFKVEGNSSDAPLIIEGIGYGAKVEHDSSRPLALKDGFYNYTSTADAGELFLEDVNIEPLKIQPNQKVWARQLNNEYGGGAKITNIGGTFWVLGLKTEGTGTVIKAKKGANTEVLGGVIVPARQFSAEEKLKPAFISKNSKTSLIYRQIAYDSSYNYDIQVQETRNGETRKKMSSELPHPVTLFSGF, encoded by the coding sequence ATGGTGACTTCTTCTGAAGCGTTGCAGCAATTTTCTCCCCAAGCCTCAAACTCCACAGCCCTTGTTGGACTTGATGGGGGAACAAACCTGAAAGATTATGCGCGCATTCAGAAGGGAGCATCTACCAGTTTTGCTAATATCACCGATAGACTAATGGATACGAGCAACACGAGCAACCTTAATTCGCCCGTAAGCTCATCTATAGACCAAATAGGTCTTAGTAGGGTGTCCAATAGGAATCAGGGTCTGGTTCAAACTATTGCTCTATCAACTCAATCCAACAGCATCGATAGCATAGTTGGCGATAACAATAGACCAGTCGGTGATTTGAATGACTCTTTGCTCGCCAGCACCGCTTCTGTGACACAAGAGCCATCTCAATCTCAAACTATCGCATCAGCCTCAACATCACAAAGCGCTGACCTGATGACTTTTCCCACAGGGTACATGAAAAGCATCGAGGACTACGGGGCAAAGCCTAACGATGGTATAGACGATACTGCTGCTATCCAAAAAGCGCTTGACGATCAGCGGCGTGATGCTAACGGCAACTCCATATACGATGATTACTTTGGTCGCCCCAAAGCACTTTACTTCCCAGCCGGCACCTATGATGTGAGTAATACACTCAATTGGATCGGCAGCAGCGTGACCCTCCAAGGTCAGGGCAGTGGTGCGACCGTCATCCGGCTTAGGGATAGTGCATCTGGCTTTGACGACCCTGCTAACCCCAAGGCAGTCATTAAAACCCCGGATGGCAACACGTCTTTCCGCCAGAACATCTTCAACATGAGCGTCAACACTGGATATAACAACCCTGGTGCCATTGGCATTGACTACATTGCCAACAACGTGGGCGCGATGCGTGATGTGACAATTAAATCCGCAGACGGCAAGGGTTTTGCAGGTCTTGCAATGGATCGGCAATGGCCTGGTCCGTGTTTAATTAAGAATGTCGAGATTGACGGCTTTGATTATGGGATTCGGGTCTCATCTAGCGAGTATGGTCCGACTTTCGAGAACATCACTCTAAAGAACCAGGGGGTAGCTGGTATTAGGAACGTCGACGGCTCGCTAGCGATTCGTGGATTAAACAGTACCAACAGCGTACCAGTGATTAAGGGAACGAGCTGGGCTGGTATGGTTACCTTACTGGATGCCGACTTGCAGGGGGGAGCATCTGATGTTAGTGCAATTGATACAGCAGGCGAAGTCTACGTACGCGATGTCACGACTAGTGGCTACCAATCAGTGATTAAGTACAACGGCAAGATAGTTCCTGGCACATCGCAGACTGAGTACGCTACTAATGTTTACCAGTTGTTCGACGGTCCTAAACAGTCTCTCAAGTTGCCTATTAAGGAAACTCCAGAGTACCACGACAACAATATGGCTAACTGGGGACGCCTAGAACTTGGAACTCTTGACACTGGAGCCAAGGATATAAACCAGTTGCAGTCGGTGCTCAACTCGGGCAAGTCTACAATTTACCTCGACTTCGGTAAATACTTCTCTTACAACGAAACTGAGCTCACGGTTCCTGCAAGCGTTAGACGCATCATTGGGTTTTCATCAGTAGTCGATGGGGAGTCCGGTGGCATCAATGGCGGTGGCCTTAAGTTTAAGGTCGAGGGGAATAGTTCAGATGCTCCACTGATTATTGAAGGAATTGGCTATGGCGCGAAAGTGGAGCACGATTCATCACGACCGTTAGCGCTCAAGGATGGCTTCTACAACTACACTTCGACTGCTGATGCAGGTGAATTGTTCCTTGAGGATGTCAATATTGAACCCTTAAAAATTCAACCTAATCAGAAGGTTTGGGCACGACAGCTTAATAACGAATACGGTGGCGGTGCCAAAATCACCAATATCGGAGGCACTTTCTGGGTTTTAGGACTCAAGACCGAAGGTACCGGGACTGTTATCAAGGCGAAGAAGGGAGCAAACACTGAGGTGCTGGGAGGAGTGATTGTGCCAGCGCGACAATTCTCCGCTGAAGAAAAGCTGAAACCAGCCTTTATTAGCAAGAACTCAAAGACTTCGCTCATCTATCGGCAAATCGCCTACGATTCTAGCTACAACTATGACATTCAAGTGCAGGAAACGCGCAACGGAGAGACACGCAAGAAGATGAGTAGCGAACTCCCGCATCCGGTAACGCTATTCTCGGGATTTTAA
- a CDS encoding lipopolysaccharide assembly protein LapA domain-containing protein, producing MKTLANLLISIVVALWVVGIAILSVQNAEPVSLRFLTFESIQIPVGLVLAFSAGVGIIGIAILQPLWGVAGSRQSYPESEDDTEFFVDEEF from the coding sequence ATGAAAACTCTTGCTAATCTGCTGATATCGATAGTTGTGGCTTTATGGGTGGTGGGAATAGCCATCCTCTCAGTACAAAACGCTGAACCCGTCTCTTTGAGATTTCTGACTTTTGAGTCCATTCAAATCCCAGTCGGTTTAGTGCTAGCTTTCAGTGCTGGCGTGGGGATAATTGGCATAGCAATACTACAACCCCTCTGGGGTGTTGCTGGTTCTAGGCAAAGTTATCCTGAATCAGAAGACGACACCGAATTTTTTGTGGATGAGGAGTTTTAA
- a CDS encoding PD-(D/E)XK nuclease family protein, translating into MSTSEQPFASYHLWSLVAPSVWQQRWHCQMRRGFVKARQHEPQIKALLAKATASQRIGLLAQKGVYEFHHHIHLLNQSDGVEKVGQLLKLSKSTDEVKQRVLQILKKYHDAPLLLDKHIILLTRGDEGFPKPILISQQHYSFRLYAAMDCVFIESDSTLHIVDFKTGKSAFDRRQALVYLLAARYLYPRHQAIASFYNLEFRKKSEIISVTKSELDSIEGELAEIARKHQLDLQKYQEKNSDFSEIFPPNPGSHCRFCPFNSICEFSAFKALPPH; encoded by the coding sequence ATGTCAACCTCTGAGCAGCCCTTCGCCAGTTACCACCTTTGGTCTTTAGTTGCGCCATCTGTATGGCAACAACGTTGGCATTGCCAGATGAGAAGGGGTTTTGTTAAAGCACGACAACACGAACCACAAATCAAAGCGCTTTTGGCAAAAGCGACAGCATCGCAGCGCATTGGTTTACTGGCGCAAAAAGGCGTTTATGAATTTCATCACCATATCCATTTGTTGAACCAATCCGACGGCGTAGAAAAAGTTGGACAGCTTTTGAAATTAAGCAAATCAACTGATGAAGTTAAGCAGCGCGTACTGCAAATTTTGAAAAAATATCACGATGCTCCCTTGCTTTTAGACAAACACATTATCCTGTTAACTCGTGGCGATGAAGGTTTCCCCAAGCCGATTTTGATTTCACAGCAACATTATAGCTTTCGCCTCTATGCAGCTATGGACTGTGTATTTATTGAGTCCGATAGCACGTTGCATATTGTAGATTTTAAAACTGGTAAATCTGCTTTCGACCGACGACAGGCATTAGTTTATTTGCTTGCCGCTCGCTATCTTTATCCTAGACATCAAGCGATCGCTTCATTTTATAATTTGGAATTTCGGAAAAAATCCGAGATAATTAGCGTTACTAAAAGCGAATTAGATTCAATAGAAGGTGAGTTGGCTGAAATTGCCAGAAAGCACCAGTTGGATTTGCAAAAATATCAGGAAAAAAACAGTGACTTCAGCGAAATTTTTCCACCAAATCCAGGTTCTCACTGCCGATTTTGTCCATTTAACTCAATCTGCGAATTTTCTGCTTTTAAAGCTTTACCACCACATTAA